In the genome of Arabidopsis thaliana chromosome 4, partial sequence, the window TAGGACAAGTTGTTACCAATTAACCCACATGAGAGAGATTAGGGTTGATGCGCTGCAGCGCCAACCGAATCCCATAGAGTGGGTTGTTACAATCACCATcttacattttatatttttttaattagaaaattttcaaataaaacaatttgctgcaggatttaaattttataaccatcataattatctttttaaattttacatttttaatttaaatttccacataaaaatatttgcagcataatttaaatttagttgCAAgtttaataaatatacaaaaatgaatattgtcaaataaatatttttgctacataatttagatttatctacaagttttataaatgtagagaataaaacattataactTCAAAAGTATTAACCGATGAAGTGGCTAACCGCGATTGGTCGTTTAAAAGCTTAGTTGGACAGCCTGAGAAGCTTATAGCTTctacttttctattttttaaatagtaagatgattaaaatattaattagtgaGATGGGTAATCGTGATTGATcattttttgtagaaaaataagaaaaataacaaaataagaataaaaatagaaatttctaattaaaaaataaataaaaattgacaTATTTGCCATCtttgtataaaaaatattaaaatttaaaaatattagtcAGTGAGAtgactaaaaatattaattagtgGAATGACTAATATTACATAGAttccatatatttttctaagtttacataattactatattttaatataaaaagtaattataattgtaaaaatgttaatttgcAAGTTTCTCCATCACATGATGcgttaaaacttttaaaataaaacataagtatttataacattattattataacctcattaagtttttaattttgtttttatggttGGTTTTAAAGAATGAAAACACTATATTACAAAGATAAATAGAGTTTTATccaattaaattaatgttaaataagttatatagttattttaaacttcaatgggctttttaattattattattatctacactaaataatttttttttttaattacatgcTAATTTAATTGAccaataacaaatattaaaagaaatttgttaattttccttattgttaataattttttccctcttttatatatagacatataaattagtatatttaGACTTATTAcgcttttttagttttttatacggtgattttgaaaattaccctatttttaagtttttatttgaaaaatacacttttccatatttttaattaaaaatacaattttaaatatgtGAAATGACAATTATGTCcagatttaaaacaaaagaattattttaaattaattaaaattaaatacgaatttttgaaaaagaaaagaaaaaacttaatttaaatcttaattattatttttaactattttttatatatcttaaatattaaattctaacatattttatcaaaaaatattttaaagtttatcaCTTCATATTTATCacattatataaagaaattaatCTAACTCCAAACACataattctttatttcttttgcttcttctttttcttgtaacaatattttcctttaaaaatttattcaagataaaattatatgGAAAATTGTTAGTTAGTTATTagcaaatatttttaaattaattttttttttgtgtcgacaaataaacaaaactgattttattttaaatataaatgttttcaaattattagtaaattttagtaaggatatttttgtaattttatattccATTTATCTCttagaaattatattttaaaagagaaaatatggATAGgttatttttcaaacaaaaacttagaAAAGATCAGGCATTATTccaaattttctctttttatatccaattaaattaatgttaaataaattatattgttcttttaaatttcaagggcattttttaattattattattatccatagtaaatgattttctttttaaaattacatgCTAAATTGAAATGACCAATAACACATTTAGATctaaatttcttaatttttcttttttgtttagaaaaacaatttttattttattttatatatagatatataaattagtatattagatattttttttttttactttttgtatttttttccaaaaaacaaaacttaaatctCTTCTGACACATGTCAACATCTGATCGATTTATTTGACATGTGGTGCAATCTtatgattgttttgttaacGGAAATTTAACGGCATGTCTTAAACGGCCCAATCAACGAAACTTAGCTATTTTATTGagaagtcaacaaaaacttcatgattattctaaatttaaaagttgaggctttttttttatattttttcctctatataagaaagaaaattattgagtctattgaaaattgaagcaaaaaaatggaaaaccgAGAACGACGTAATTGGGCTGAGTAAGAGGCCACGTATTAAAGCCCAGATTGTTATGGTCGGAAAGTTTAAGATTAGAGACCACTTCACGCGACTTAAACAACGAACCAAACCTCTCTCTGCTCAGCTTTTCCGACCAAAAGATCCAAGCGCAAGATCAACTCAAAATCAATGGATTATCTCGGAATCGACATGAGCTGCGCGATCGGATCTCTCCGGAACGGTGACTTCCCGGAGAAAgattgtcttcttcctctaattTCAAAGCTTCTCGGTTATTGCCTCGTTGCTGCTTCAATCACCGTCAAGCTCCCTCAGGTATTACAATCAAACTTCGTCTATAAACTCTTACCCTAATctcaaaattgtaaattttattggtttttattGTAGATAATGAAAATCGTTCAACATAAGAGTGTACGAGGCTTAAGTGTTGTGGCATTTGAGCTTGAAGTTGTTGGTTACACAATTTCACTTGCTTATTGTTTGCATAAAGGTCTTCCCTTTTCGGCTTTCGGCGAAATGGCTTTTCTTTTGATCCAAGGTATACGAATTACaatcaagaaccctaatcttGAACCCTAATAATTGACACTAATATGATTTCTCTTATTACCTTTGCAGCTTTAATCTTGGTGGCTTGTATCTATTATTATTCACAACCAGTACCTGTCACAACTTGGATTAGACCACTTCTGTATCCTTTTTGGTTATAGGAATTTCTCAACTTTGATTTGAGACTctctgttttagttttttcttaatgttaCGCCGATATAGATATTGCGCTGTGGCGCCAACTGTGCTTGCTGGACAGATTAATCCGACGCTTTTCGAAGCTCTTTATGTGAGGAAGaagttcttgttttatttactttaggctctgtgtgtgtgtgtgtgtgtgtgtgtggataGATTGTGATAGTGTATATTTGTGTTGTAGGCTTCACAACATGCGATATTTCTCTTTGCAAGACTCCCTCAGATATGGAAGAACTTTAAAGTGAGTCTATACTACAATACTCATTTTCACtatttttgtgattgatgTCTCTTCTTGTTGAACTTGGTGTTTTGAGCTTAAGTCACGTGTTAATGTTCAGTCATGCCTTTATGTTCCTGTGATCAATCTATAGTTAAACTTTTATAGTATAGTTTACCTTACAATCTTTTGCTGGATACAAACACTGTTATTATTGTTCATGATTCATAGATACTCGTTTtagccatatatatatttctatagaTTCTGCAGAAGTATACTTTCAgaagtatatatgtatgaagTCCACCGGGCACTGCTTATGATTAACATTACTTTATCTCTATCTACAGAACAAAAGCACTGGAGAACTTAGTTTCTTAACTTTCTTCATGAACTTTGCCGGGTCAATAGGTACGAAGGCTCCTTCGTCGGATGTCTCTTCTAGTTTCCAGTGGATATGTAATAATCTGTAATCTCATAATACTTTTTCTGTTTCCCTCGCAGTGAGAGTTTTCACCAGCTTACAGGAAAAAGCTCCAATTAGCAGTATCCTTCTCAGATAATATTTGCTTCCTATTATGAATGCTGAGCATATATGGTTTTGTAGGCTTTATAGAAAGCTGTTGTTTTCCTCAACCTTTTTGTAGTTCTTACGGGTTTCGCTCTTGGAGTCGTCACCAACGGAAGCATCCTGACGCAGATTCTCTTGTACTCGAAGCCTGCTGCtgcaaaggagaagaaagccAATTGATAGGTAGAAAGATATCCTAAATCAAATACTGGTGTTGAGGCTCCAAAAAGAGATTAGTCAATGTTGCATTCAcgcctttttctcttttaatatgTTCAAGGATGTTCAGACTTTAGCCGGCTACTGGCTTCGACTTGATTCTGATAGTGAAGTGGCTGTTTTAAGTCtgattgattatttattttgtgttgtgaTCATAGCTAAAATCTGAAACTACACGAAGTTGCATTGATGTCATTGGTCTGATTACCAAGATCCAAATCTGATGGAACTTTGGGTTTGGTCTAAGGTCAGACTATATGTTTACGTTTCATTTAGATATGCATCAGATCAACTCTGGCGACAAGTTGTGAAGACACACTCTTTGACAAAAGAACAATTTCTG includes:
- a CDS encoding Mannose-P-dolichol utilization defect 1 protein (Mannose-P-dolichol utilization defect 1 protein; CONTAINS InterPro DOMAIN/s: Cystinosin/ERS1p repeat (InterPro:IPR006603), Mannose-P-dolichol utilization defect 1 protein (InterPro:IPR016817); BEST Arabidopsis thaliana protein match is: Mannose-P-dolichol utilization defect 1 protein (TAIR:AT5G59470.1); Has 30201 Blast hits to 17322 proteins in 780 species: Archae - 12; Bacteria - 1396; Metazoa - 17338; Fungi - 3422; Plants - 5037; Viruses - 0; Other Eukaryotes - 2996 (source: NCBI BLink).), with product MDYLGIDMSCAIGSLRNGDFPEKDCLLPLISKLLGYCLVAASITVKLPQIMKIVQHKSVRGLSVVAFELEVVGYTISLAYCLHKGLPFSAFGEMAFLLIQALILVACIYYYSQPVPVTTWIRPLLYCAVAPTVLAGQINPTLFEALYASQHAIFLFARLPQIWKNFKNKSTGELSFLTFFMNFAGSIVRVFTSLQEKAPISILTGFALGVVTNGSILTQILLYSKPAAAKEKKAN